The stretch of DNA AAAGACGACGACGTCGCCACGCCCGGGAGGGGAGAGAGGAAGGACCGACTCCCAACCGAACCGACGGTCGCCGTAGGCGAAGCGATTGATGACGATCTGATCGCCGATCAGTAGCGTGTCTTCCATCGAGCGGGACGGGATGGAGGCGGGCTTCGCGACGAAGGTGTACACGAAGATTACCCCGACCAGAAATGCGAAGACGGTTCGGATCACCACGATGGCGGTCTAGCGGATGATGTCGAAGCAGCGACTCCAGCGGGAGCGGCCGAAGATGTGGATCGCTTTCTCGCCCCAGGCCTTCATCCGTTCGGACCAGGTGGGATAGGCCTCGGGATTGGATTCATCGAAGGACCACCAGATCAGGAACGCACGCCCCTTGACCAGCTCCGCCGGCAGCGCACCCCACTCTCGCGAGTCCGACGACGAGTTGCGATGGTCGCCCATGACGAAGTAGTGGTCTTCGGGGACCACCACGGCGGGGATCTCCGGGGAGCCCACGCGATAGTCCGCCGCAACGTGGGGCTCGTCCAATCGATCGCCGTTGCGATAGACGTATCCGCCGAAGAACTCCAGACGATCGCCGGGCAGGCCGATGACCCGCTTGATGTAGTCGACCTCGGGCTGCAGCTTGTGACGGAAGACGACGATGTCGCCGCGGCGGACATCCCGTTGGGGCAGCAGCATCTTCTCGAGCGCCGTGGCGGTCGGCGAATAGACGAAGCGGTTGACCATGATGTAGTCGCCGACCAGGAGGGTGTCCTCCATCGAGCCGCTGGGGA from Acidobacteriota bacterium encodes:
- the lepB gene encoding signal peptidase I, whose product is MTARSNDKKTKAQDDPPKEEQKSVFRDYAETILVCVIFVIFARSFVFMQSKIPSGSMEDTLLVGDYIMVNRFVYSPTATALEKMLLPQRDVRRGDIVVFRHKLQPEVDYIKRVIGLPGDRLEFFGGYVYRNGDRLDEPHVAADYRVGSPEIPAVVVPEDHYFVMGDHRNSSSDSREWGALPAELVKGRAFLIWWSFDESNPEAYPTWSERMKAWGEKAIHIFGRSRWSRCFDIIR